The following are encoded in a window of Allosphingosinicella indica genomic DNA:
- a CDS encoding segregation and condensation protein A: protein MDAFESPLRAPAETLTVDVDGWEGPLDLLLNLARAQKVDLAKISILALVEQYLDFIADAKKLKLEIAADYLVMAAWLAYLKSCLLLPKDPEADPSPEELALRLQLRLQRLDAMREAGARLMAGDRIGRDVFLRGSTEGLRVVRKAAWEADLYDLIAAYGSVRARTEPVIHVVGRRPVMTLEEALLRVERMIGTSLEWTAIADFLPETGDGEFRRSALASSFVAALELARQGRVELAQKAAFAPLMVRAA, encoded by the coding sequence GTGGACGCCTTCGAATCCCCGCTGCGCGCGCCGGCCGAGACGCTGACCGTCGATGTCGACGGCTGGGAAGGGCCGCTCGATCTTCTGCTCAACCTGGCGCGCGCGCAGAAGGTCGATCTCGCCAAGATCTCGATCCTCGCGCTGGTCGAGCAATATCTGGACTTCATCGCCGACGCGAAGAAGCTGAAGCTCGAGATCGCCGCCGATTATCTCGTGATGGCGGCATGGCTTGCCTATCTCAAATCCTGCCTGCTGCTGCCCAAGGATCCCGAAGCCGACCCGAGCCCGGAGGAACTGGCGCTGCGGCTCCAGCTCCGCCTCCAGCGGCTCGACGCGATGCGCGAGGCGGGGGCGCGGCTGATGGCGGGGGACCGGATCGGCCGCGACGTCTTCCTGCGGGGATCGACCGAAGGGCTGCGCGTCGTCCGCAAGGCGGCCTGGGAGGCCGATCTCTACGATCTCATAGCCGCTTACGGCTCGGTGCGGGCGCGGACCGAGCCGGTGATCCACGTCGTCGGCCGCCGGCCGGTGATGACGCTTGAGGAGGCGCTGCTCCGCGTCGAGCGGATGATCGGCACCAGCCTCGAATGGACCGCGATCGCCGACTTTCTGCCCGAGACGGGCGATGGCGAATTCCGCCGCTCCGCGCTCGCCTCCAGCTTCGTCGCCGCGCTGGAGCTGGCGCGGCAGGGGCGGGTCGAGCTCGCACAGAAGGCCGCGTTCGCGCCGCTGATGGTGCGGGCGGCATGA
- a CDS encoding glycoside hydrolase family 3 N-terminal domain-containing protein, whose translation MLPAIFGLSGPELTPDERAFFKDADPAGYILFARNCVLRDQMRALTDDLKALQGRDALAILIDQEGGPVARMKPPEWPAFPAGPAFDALYETAPISAIEAARVNAEALGLMLSEVGVTVNCLPLLDIARPETTPAVASRALGRDPLRVAALGRAVLDGLEAGGVIGVVKHMPGHGRAIVDTHYHLPAVTASDAELEDDLAPFRKLASAPMGMTSHIIFEAWDRERPATLSPVVIADIIRGRIGFDGLLMTDDIDMKALSGTAGEKAAGSIAAGVDVVLDCWARMDEMVDIAGSIGPISDIATARLDRALARLPQAAPSQNFAALIEKRDALLAYA comes from the coding sequence ATGCTGCCCGCGATTTTCGGCCTCAGCGGCCCCGAGCTTACCCCCGACGAGCGCGCCTTCTTCAAGGACGCCGACCCTGCGGGCTACATCCTCTTCGCGCGCAACTGCGTATTGCGCGATCAGATGCGTGCGCTGACCGACGACCTTAAAGCGCTGCAGGGCCGCGACGCACTGGCGATCCTGATCGACCAGGAAGGCGGCCCGGTGGCGCGGATGAAGCCGCCCGAATGGCCCGCCTTTCCCGCCGGTCCGGCGTTCGATGCGCTCTACGAGACCGCGCCGATCTCGGCGATCGAAGCGGCACGGGTAAATGCCGAGGCGCTGGGGCTGATGCTGAGCGAGGTGGGCGTCACGGTGAACTGCCTGCCGTTGCTCGACATCGCCCGGCCGGAGACCACCCCAGCGGTCGCGTCGCGCGCGCTGGGCCGCGATCCGCTGCGCGTCGCTGCGCTGGGGCGGGCAGTGCTAGACGGGCTCGAGGCGGGCGGGGTGATCGGCGTCGTCAAGCATATGCCGGGGCACGGCCGCGCGATCGTCGACACCCACTATCACCTGCCTGCCGTCACCGCGTCCGATGCCGAGCTTGAGGATGATCTCGCGCCGTTCCGCAAGCTTGCCAGCGCGCCGATGGGCATGACCTCGCACATCATCTTCGAGGCGTGGGACCGGGAGCGGCCCGCGACGCTGTCGCCGGTCGTGATCGCGGACATCATCCGCGGCCGGATCGGCTTCGACGGGCTGCTGATGACCGACGATATCGACATGAAGGCGCTGAGCGGCACCGCGGGCGAGAAGGCGGCGGGATCGATCGCCGCGGGCGTCGACGTGGTGCTCGATTGCTGGGCGCGGATGGACGAGATGGTCGATATCGCGGGCAGTATCGGCCCGATAAGCGACATCGCAACCGCCCGGCTCGACCGCGCGCTCGCGCGGCTGCCGCAGGCCGCGCCGAGCCAGAATTTCGCGGCGCTGATCGAGAAGCGCGACGCGCTGCTCGCTTACGCCTGA
- a CDS encoding SPOR domain-containing protein: protein MSDVRADDGTLPEEDRLPWLEAVEEDEPEGPSAGKMIAFVVIGLVAIGLIVGGLFWMNNRDATADGDGTLIAAPEGDYKVPPSDPGGMKVDGKGDTAFAASEGADPLGNIDVNALPEAPVAKATPAPEAPKAAAPTPAPKAEAPQPKAAAPAPAAPAAGGGAIQLGAFSSQAAANSAWKAMAARFKYLAPLSQSVTPVTTNGKTLYRLRASGPDAAGICGRLRVAGEQCVQVN, encoded by the coding sequence ATGAGCGACGTGCGCGCGGACGACGGGACGCTTCCCGAGGAAGATCGCCTGCCCTGGCTGGAAGCAGTCGAGGAGGACGAGCCCGAAGGTCCGTCGGCGGGCAAGATGATCGCCTTCGTGGTGATCGGGCTGGTCGCAATCGGCCTCATCGTCGGCGGTCTGTTCTGGATGAACAATCGTGACGCGACGGCGGACGGCGACGGCACGCTGATCGCCGCGCCGGAAGGCGACTACAAGGTGCCACCAAGCGATCCGGGCGGGATGAAGGTCGACGGCAAGGGCGACACTGCGTTCGCCGCAAGCGAAGGCGCCGATCCGCTCGGCAATATCGACGTCAATGCGCTGCCCGAAGCGCCGGTCGCCAAGGCCACTCCGGCTCCGGAAGCGCCGAAGGCCGCCGCGCCGACGCCAGCTCCGAAGGCGGAAGCGCCGCAGCCCAAGGCGGCCGCGCCCGCTCCGGCTGCGCCCGCCGCCGGCGGCGGCGCCATCCAGCTCGGCGCTTTCTCCAGCCAGGCGGCGGCGAACAGCGCGTGGAAGGCGATGGCGGCGCGGTTCAAATATCTCGCACCGCTCAGCCAGAGCGTCACCCCGGTGACGACCAACGGCAAGACGTTGTACCGGCTCCGCGCCAGCGGCCCCGACGCCGCGGGCATCTGCGGCCGTCTCCGCGTCGCCGGCGAGCAGTGCGTTCAGGTGAATTGA
- the argS gene encoding arginine--tRNA ligase, with protein MTLYARFAAHIDAILDALIASGDLPAGIERGGVAVEPPRDVSHGDLATNAAMVLAKRAGTNPRALAALIAPRLEALDEVEAVEIAGPGFINLRLTPAVWHSELAEILAKGADYGRSAMGEGVRVNVEYVSANPTGPMHMGHCRGAVVGDALASLLEHAGYAVTREYYVNDAGGQVDVLARSAHLRYREALGEDVGAIPEGLYPGEYLIPVGEKLAAEHGDAFVGKPESEWQVPFRKAAVAAMMDMIRADLALLGIHHDLFSSEAELQAAGKPEAAEAWLRARDLVYDGMLEAPKGETPEDWEPVELPLFRATQFGDDQDRPIKKSDGSWTYFGADLAYHFQKAQSADQLIDIWGADHAGTVKRIKAAVAALTEGKTPFDVKLVQMVRLLRAGEPVKMSKRSGNFVTLADVVSEVGKDVVRFTMLTRKADAQMDFDFAKVVEASKDNPVFYVQYAHARIRSLLRKAAAEGIDLDAPADLSLLDADETALVKLGAQFPRVVEGAAQAREPHRIAFYLFDLAATLHAQWNKGNDDPAKRFLVAQNPELTRARLELASAIGQIVRNGLGIMGVAAAEEMQ; from the coding sequence GTGACTCTCTACGCACGTTTCGCAGCGCATATCGACGCCATCCTCGACGCCCTCATCGCTTCGGGCGATCTGCCGGCTGGGATCGAGCGAGGCGGCGTCGCGGTCGAGCCGCCGCGCGATGTGTCGCACGGCGATCTCGCGACCAATGCGGCGATGGTGCTGGCCAAGCGCGCGGGCACCAATCCCCGCGCGCTCGCCGCGCTGATCGCGCCGCGACTGGAGGCGCTCGACGAGGTGGAGGCGGTGGAGATCGCCGGCCCCGGCTTCATCAACCTGCGGCTGACGCCCGCCGTCTGGCATAGCGAGCTGGCTGAGATACTGGCGAAGGGCGCGGATTATGGCCGCTCGGCGATGGGTGAGGGGGTCCGCGTCAACGTCGAATATGTCTCTGCCAACCCGACCGGGCCGATGCACATGGGCCATTGCCGCGGCGCCGTCGTCGGCGATGCGCTCGCCAGCCTGCTCGAACATGCCGGCTATGCGGTGACGCGCGAATATTATGTCAACGACGCCGGCGGGCAGGTCGACGTGCTCGCCCGCTCGGCGCACCTGCGCTACCGCGAGGCGCTTGGCGAGGATGTCGGCGCGATCCCGGAGGGGCTCTACCCCGGCGAATATCTGATCCCGGTCGGCGAGAAGCTCGCCGCCGAGCATGGCGACGCCTTCGTCGGCAAGCCGGAGAGCGAGTGGCAGGTGCCGTTCCGCAAGGCGGCGGTGGCGGCGATGATGGACATGATCCGCGCCGATCTCGCGCTGCTCGGCATCCATCACGATCTCTTCTCCTCGGAGGCCGAGTTGCAGGCGGCGGGCAAGCCCGAGGCGGCCGAAGCGTGGCTGCGTGCGCGGGATCTCGTCTATGACGGGATGCTGGAAGCGCCGAAGGGCGAAACGCCGGAGGACTGGGAGCCGGTCGAGCTGCCGCTGTTCCGCGCGACGCAGTTCGGTGACGATCAGGACCGGCCGATCAAGAAGTCCGACGGGAGCTGGACCTATTTCGGCGCCGATCTCGCCTATCATTTCCAGAAGGCGCAATCGGCGGACCAGCTCATCGACATCTGGGGCGCCGACCATGCGGGGACGGTGAAGCGGATCAAGGCGGCGGTCGCGGCGCTGACCGAAGGCAAGACGCCCTTCGACGTGAAGCTCGTCCAGATGGTCCGCCTGCTCCGCGCCGGCGAGCCGGTAAAGATGTCCAAGCGCTCGGGCAATTTCGTAACGCTCGCCGATGTCGTCAGCGAGGTCGGCAAGGATGTCGTGCGCTTCACGATGCTCACCCGCAAGGCCGATGCGCAGATGGATTTCGACTTCGCCAAGGTGGTCGAGGCGTCGAAGGACAATCCGGTCTTCTACGTGCAATATGCCCATGCGCGGATCCGCTCGCTGCTCCGCAAGGCGGCGGCGGAGGGGATCGACCTCGATGCGCCGGCCGATCTTTCGCTGCTCGACGCGGACGAGACCGCGCTGGTCAAGCTCGGCGCGCAATTCCCGCGCGTGGTGGAAGGCGCGGCGCAGGCGCGCGAGCCGCACCGCATCGCTTTCTACCTGTTCGACCTTGCCGCCACGCTCCATGCGCAGTGGAACAAGGGTAATGATGATCCGGCAAAGCGTTTCCTCGTGGCACAGAATCCCGAATTGACACGCGCGCGTCTGGAACTGGCCTCCGCGATAGGGCAGATTGTCCGCAACGGCCTCGGCATCATGGGGGTGGCCGCGGCGGAGGAGATGCAGTGA
- a CDS encoding ferritin-like domain-containing protein: MSEENSVIEPVEEATVQHEDRRRFLRGASGLAIAMTGAALATACGGGNGSPSPSPTPTPTPTPTGSPTPTPSPTPAFTDTDLINFLLNISYLQGQYFAFATTGASLSSDILTGTGTAGAATGGPAVSFADANISQFAREIAAELRAQIVFQRAFVGTANAIAQPKLDLSADAAGAFSKLAQSAGIVAAGASFNPYANDDNFLLGAFVLLDVSVTAFKAITPLISSKTLLESVVGLIAIQSYHAAMIRSLIYLKGATLRGQSDDLSDARDALDGAPDRDQGVTGDANTANVSPADVNGLAYSRTTGQALSIYYLSATTINKGGFFPDGPNGKIFTSNNAT; this comes from the coding sequence ATGTCTGAGGAAAATTCGGTGATCGAGCCGGTCGAGGAAGCAACCGTGCAGCATGAGGATCGCCGCCGGTTCCTGCGCGGCGCGAGCGGCCTTGCCATCGCGATGACCGGCGCGGCGCTCGCCACCGCCTGCGGCGGCGGCAACGGCAGCCCGAGCCCCTCGCCCACCCCGACGCCGACCCCGACCCCCACCGGATCGCCGACGCCGACGCCCTCGCCGACCCCGGCCTTCACCGATACCGATCTGATCAACTTCCTGCTCAACATCTCCTATCTGCAGGGCCAGTATTTCGCGTTCGCGACCACCGGCGCCAGCCTGTCTTCGGACATCCTGACCGGCACGGGCACCGCCGGCGCGGCCACCGGTGGCCCGGCGGTGAGCTTCGCCGACGCCAATATCTCCCAGTTCGCGCGCGAGATCGCGGCCGAGCTTCGCGCGCAGATCGTGTTTCAGCGCGCCTTCGTCGGCACCGCCAACGCTATCGCGCAGCCGAAGCTCGACCTGTCGGCCGACGCCGCGGGCGCCTTCTCGAAGCTGGCGCAGAGCGCGGGCATCGTCGCTGCGGGCGCGTCGTTCAATCCTTATGCGAACGACGACAATTTCCTGCTCGGCGCGTTCGTCCTGCTCGACGTGTCGGTGACGGCGTTCAAGGCGATCACCCCGCTCATCTCCAGCAAGACGCTGCTGGAATCGGTGGTCGGCCTCATCGCCATCCAGTCGTATCACGCCGCGATGATCCGCTCGCTCATTTACTTGAAGGGCGCGACGCTGCGCGGTCAGTCGGACGATCTGTCGGATGCGCGCGACGCGCTCGACGGCGCCCCTGACCGCGATCAGGGCGTGACCGGCGATGCGAACACGGCCAACGTGTCGCCCGCCGACGTCAACGGCCTCGCCTACAGCCGCACCACGGGCCAGGCGCTCAGCATCTATTATCTGAGCGCGACGACGATCAACAAGGGCGGCTTCTTCCCCGACGGCCCTAACGGGAAGATCTTTACCAGCAACAACGCCACCTGA
- a CDS encoding deoxyguanosinetriphosphate triphosphohydrolase gives MTARAPYAADPVRSRGRLHGGGAASETRGPRDAFQRDRDRIIHSVPFRRLRHKTQVFVAPDGDHFRVRLTHSLEVAQIGRTVARALGLNEDLTEALCLAHDIGHPPFGHAGEDALQAAMAEAGGFDHNAHTLRVLTRLETPYPRHAGLNLSWETLEGLAKHNGPVVNPPWALAEADAEFPLDLASWPSLEAQVAAIADDIAYDNHDVDDGLRAGLFTLDGLLAVPLAARCWNGVLQRFPGLPVERLIGELVRDQIGLMVNDLIAETKRRIAEAGIRDIDDVRAAGRALVGFSPDMAARESELKRFLYANMYGAPAVQAVADEAQAVLARLFDAYRADPGLLPAEWRPLEDGKTARLRAIGDFIAGMTDRYAIARHRALVGPAELPEAF, from the coding sequence GTGACCGCCAGAGCCCCTTATGCCGCCGATCCCGTCCGATCGCGCGGGCGGCTGCACGGGGGCGGCGCGGCATCGGAAACGCGCGGGCCGCGCGACGCCTTCCAGCGCGACCGCGACCGCATCATCCATTCGGTGCCCTTCCGGCGCCTCCGCCACAAGACGCAGGTCTTCGTCGCGCCCGACGGCGATCATTTCCGCGTCCGCCTCACCCACAGCCTCGAGGTCGCGCAGATCGGCCGCACCGTTGCGCGGGCGTTGGGGCTCAACGAGGATCTGACCGAGGCGCTATGCCTGGCGCACGATATCGGCCATCCGCCCTTCGGCCATGCCGGCGAGGACGCGCTACAGGCGGCGATGGCGGAGGCAGGCGGGTTCGATCACAATGCGCATACCTTGCGCGTGCTCACCCGGCTGGAGACGCCTTATCCGCGCCACGCCGGATTGAACCTGAGCTGGGAGACGCTGGAGGGGCTCGCCAAGCACAATGGCCCGGTGGTCAATCCGCCTTGGGCGCTGGCGGAGGCCGACGCCGAATTTCCGCTCGATCTGGCGAGTTGGCCGAGCCTGGAAGCGCAAGTCGCCGCGATCGCGGACGATATCGCCTATGACAATCACGACGTGGATGACGGCCTACGCGCGGGCCTGTTCACGCTCGACGGATTGTTGGCGGTGCCGCTGGCCGCGCGATGCTGGAACGGTGTGCTGCAACGCTTCCCTGGCCTGCCGGTCGAACGCCTCATCGGCGAGCTGGTGCGGGATCAGATCGGGCTGATGGTCAACGATCTGATCGCCGAGACGAAGCGGCGCATCGCCGAGGCGGGCATCCGCGACATCGACGACGTACGCGCTGCGGGTCGGGCGCTCGTCGGATTCTCACCCGACATGGCCGCGCGCGAGAGCGAACTGAAGCGCTTCCTCTATGCGAATATGTATGGCGCGCCGGCGGTGCAGGCAGTGGCGGACGAGGCGCAGGCGGTGTTGGCGCGCCTGTTCGACGCCTATCGCGCCGATCCCGGCCTGCTGCCCGCCGAATGGCGGCCGCTGGAGGATGGAAAGACCGCGCGACTGCGCGCCATCGGCGATTTCATCGCCGGCATGACCGACCGCTATGCGATCGCGCGCCACCGCGCGCTGGTCGGTCCGGCGGAGCTGCCCGAGGCGTTCTGA
- a CDS encoding SPOR domain-containing protein, whose protein sequence is MKPPRRGLALLAAGAALWAMPAGAQTAQPYGAQVPHRENPGEALSRHLRALSEEPKSVGALMGAGQAALELGDANAAITFFARAEEINPRDARIKAGYGSAFVKLEQPQSAIKFFNEAVRSGIAESEIAADRGLAYDMIGDSRRAQRDYQAALRARPDDEIERRLALSLAISGDRDEALAAIDGQLRRQERAAWRTRAFILALNGDPAGATSTAATVIPAQAESLRPFFAQLSGLNPSQKAMAVHFGRFPSDGRPVQMAQNFSTAPNPGAAGSVSGTTPATATRRTAQEPPSSQPRRRPGPDTTPPPQQRRVARAPASERNEGRTLNRADRVGSRIPTSTTEPEEAPPARQYAANSAVTPPVTQPSPAPTAPVRRWATTDTAPRPALGPPASVSTAAPTPTTSTSTAVPTPSTTTAPNITQSTTPAPSSSLSATPAPVSQPPMGPPSVATTNLIPSAVAVDTPATSAQAPAPTVEAAPGFASIASLVAGLGGEPELVPAPEPARPAPPPAAEKPKPEPVKAAEVKKPAETKPAAEAKKPEPKKPAAPKEPSRIWVQVAGGANKRDLPAAYSKLRDQAPALFKGKSAWTTPLRATNRLLVGPFKSEGEAQTFVNALAKEKLSGFSWTSPAGQEIEKLPAK, encoded by the coding sequence ATGAAGCCTCCCCGGCGCGGGCTCGCGCTGCTTGCCGCCGGTGCGGCGCTGTGGGCGATGCCCGCCGGCGCGCAGACCGCACAGCCTTATGGCGCGCAGGTCCCGCACCGTGAGAATCCGGGCGAGGCGTTGAGCCGCCATCTCCGCGCTTTGTCCGAAGAGCCGAAGAGCGTCGGCGCCTTGATGGGGGCCGGGCAGGCGGCGCTGGAACTCGGCGACGCCAATGCGGCGATCACCTTCTTCGCGCGCGCGGAGGAGATCAATCCGCGCGATGCCCGGATCAAGGCGGGCTATGGCTCGGCCTTCGTCAAGCTCGAGCAGCCGCAAAGCGCGATCAAATTCTTCAACGAGGCGGTGCGGAGTGGCATTGCGGAGAGCGAGATCGCTGCGGATCGCGGCCTCGCCTACGACATGATCGGCGATTCCCGTCGGGCACAGCGCGATTATCAGGCGGCGCTGCGCGCGCGCCCCGACGATGAGATCGAACGCCGGCTGGCGCTTTCGCTGGCGATCAGCGGCGATCGCGACGAGGCCCTGGCGGCGATCGACGGGCAGCTTCGGCGGCAGGAGCGAGCAGCATGGCGAACCCGCGCCTTCATTCTCGCGCTGAACGGAGATCCGGCGGGCGCGACCAGCACCGCCGCGACCGTCATTCCGGCGCAGGCGGAGAGCCTTCGTCCGTTCTTCGCGCAACTGTCGGGGCTCAATCCCTCGCAAAAGGCGATGGCGGTGCATTTCGGCCGCTTCCCGTCGGACGGCCGACCGGTGCAGATGGCCCAGAATTTCTCGACCGCGCCCAATCCCGGCGCCGCCGGTTCGGTCAGCGGCACGACGCCCGCCACCGCTACGCGGCGCACCGCGCAGGAGCCGCCTTCCTCGCAGCCGCGGCGTCGCCCCGGCCCCGATACGACGCCGCCTCCGCAGCAGCGCCGCGTCGCGCGCGCGCCGGCTAGCGAACGCAACGAGGGGCGCACGCTCAACCGCGCCGACCGCGTCGGATCGCGCATCCCGACCTCGACGACCGAGCCGGAGGAAGCACCTCCCGCGCGCCAATATGCCGCGAACAGCGCGGTAACGCCTCCTGTAACCCAGCCCTCGCCAGCGCCGACGGCGCCGGTCCGCCGCTGGGCGACGACCGATACCGCGCCGCGGCCGGCGCTCGGTCCGCCTGCATCGGTCTCCACCGCGGCGCCGACGCCGACGACCTCGACATCCACGGCGGTGCCTACGCCTTCGACAACGACTGCGCCGAACATAACGCAGAGCACCACGCCCGCCCCGTCATCATCGCTCTCCGCGACACCGGCTCCGGTCTCGCAGCCGCCGATGGGTCCGCCTTCTGTGGCGACGACGAACTTGATCCCCTCTGCGGTCGCGGTCGATACGCCTGCGACCAGTGCGCAAGCGCCTGCGCCTACCGTCGAGGCCGCACCGGGCTTCGCGAGCATCGCATCGCTAGTCGCGGGGCTCGGCGGCGAGCCGGAACTGGTGCCCGCTCCGGAACCGGCGAGACCTGCTCCGCCACCCGCCGCGGAAAAGCCCAAGCCGGAGCCGGTCAAGGCTGCCGAGGTGAAGAAGCCCGCGGAGACCAAGCCGGCGGCCGAGGCGAAGAAACCCGAGCCCAAGAAGCCGGCCGCGCCCAAGGAGCCGAGCCGCATTTGGGTGCAGGTGGCGGGTGGCGCCAACAAGCGCGATCTGCCCGCAGCCTATTCCAAACTGCGCGATCAGGCGCCCGCATTGTTCAAGGGCAAGAGTGCGTGGACGACGCCGCTGCGCGCCACCAACCGGCTGCTGGTCGGACCGTTCAAGAGCGAGGGCGAGGCGCAGACCTTCGTCAACGCGCTTGCCAAGGAGAAACTCTCGGGGTTTAGCTGGACGAGCCCCGCGGGGCAGGAGATCGAGAAGCTGCCCGCCAAGTGA
- the ftsZ gene encoding cell division protein FtsZ, which yields MSIDFIRPEVDELRPRISVIGVGGAGGNAIANMIHSDVQGVDFIVANTDAQALNASEADRRIQLGLKITQGLGAGSRPEIGKAAAEETIAEIEAALDGAHMCFIAAGMGGGTGTGAAPVIAKVARDKGILTVGVVTKPFSFEGARRSRSADSGISELQQNVDTLIIIPNQNLFRIANPNTTFKEAFQMADEVLQQGVRGITDLMVMPGLINLDFADVRSVMSEMGKAMMGTGEADGDNRAIEAAEKAIANPLLDGVSMRGAKGVIISITGGEDMRLMEVDEAASHIKELVDPDANIIWGSAFNNDLEGKIRVSVVATGIDADAEHQAPPAKVFAFPSTRTVEVPKPAAAAEPEVAAEPEMAAVEPAELELGADMQAEDEPLELTETAETENNDELMLDNASVEAIETPAPEPEEPTPPTGGTRSWLTEQAPASPAPQPAPRREGGTLFERMSSIARGAAKAQVDEDRGTADRDPLDIPRFLNRQNNQ from the coding sequence ATGAGCATCGATTTCATCCGGCCGGAAGTGGACGAGCTCCGCCCCCGGATCAGCGTGATCGGCGTCGGCGGGGCCGGCGGCAACGCCATCGCCAACATGATCCACAGCGATGTTCAGGGCGTCGACTTCATCGTCGCCAACACCGACGCGCAGGCGCTCAACGCAAGCGAGGCGGATCGCCGCATCCAGCTCGGCCTCAAGATCACGCAGGGCCTCGGCGCCGGCAGCCGGCCGGAGATCGGCAAGGCCGCGGCGGAAGAGACGATCGCCGAGATCGAGGCTGCGCTCGACGGCGCGCACATGTGCTTCATCGCGGCCGGCATGGGCGGCGGCACCGGCACCGGCGCCGCGCCGGTGATCGCCAAGGTCGCGCGCGACAAGGGCATCCTCACCGTCGGCGTCGTCACCAAGCCGTTCAGCTTCGAAGGCGCGCGCCGCTCGCGTTCCGCGGATTCCGGCATCAGCGAGCTTCAGCAGAACGTCGACACGCTGATCATCATCCCCAACCAGAACCTGTTCCGCATCGCCAACCCGAACACGACCTTCAAGGAAGCGTTCCAGATGGCCGACGAGGTGCTGCAGCAGGGCGTGCGCGGCATCACCGACCTGATGGTCATGCCCGGCCTCATCAACCTCGATTTCGCCGACGTCCGCTCGGTCATGTCCGAAATGGGCAAGGCGATGATGGGCACCGGCGAGGCCGACGGCGACAATCGCGCGATCGAAGCGGCGGAAAAGGCGATCGCCAACCCGCTGCTCGACGGCGTGTCGATGCGCGGCGCCAAGGGCGTCATCATCTCGATCACCGGCGGCGAGGACATGCGCCTGATGGAGGTCGACGAGGCGGCGAGCCACATCAAGGAACTGGTCGATCCCGATGCCAACATCATCTGGGGTTCGGCGTTCAACAACGATCTGGAAGGCAAGATCCGCGTCTCGGTCGTCGCCACCGGCATCGATGCTGACGCCGAGCATCAGGCGCCGCCCGCCAAGGTTTTCGCGTTCCCGAGCACCCGCACGGTCGAAGTGCCCAAGCCCGCTGCGGCGGCCGAGCCGGAAGTCGCGGCGGAGCCGGAGATGGCGGCAGTCGAGCCGGCCGAGCTGGAGCTCGGCGCCGACATGCAGGCCGAAGACGAGCCGCTGGAGCTGACCGAGACCGCCGAGACCGAGAACAATGACGAGCTGATGCTCGACAACGCCAGCGTCGAAGCGATCGAGACGCCGGCACCCGAGCCGGAAGAGCCGACGCCGCCGACCGGTGGCACGCGGTCGTGGCTCACCGAGCAGGCACCTGCCTCACCTGCGCCGCAGCCCGCGCCGCGTCGGGAAGGCGGCACCTTGTTCGAGCGCATGTCGAGCATTGCGCGCGGTGCTGCCAAGGCGCAGGTGGACGAGGATCGCGGCACTGCCGATCGCGATCCGCTCGACATTCCGCGCTTTCTGAACCGCCAGAACAACCAGTAA